AGCTAAGCTTGGAGATGTCAATGTCTACACAATCAGTGCAGACCTTCCATTTGCACAAGCCCGCTGGTGCGGCGCAAACGGAATTGATAGAGTGGAAACGCTATCTGACCACAGAGAGATGTCATTTGGCGAAGCGTTCGGTGTGTATATTAAAGAACTTCGTCTGCTTGCGCGTTCCGTATTCGTCCTTGATGAGAGCGGAAAAGTCGTTTACGCAGAATATGTAAGTGAAGCAACAAACCATCCGAACTATGAGGAGCCTATTGAGGCTGCTAAGGCATTAGTGAAGTAAGCAGGGAAAAAGCTCCTGGCTGCCGCCGGAGCTTTTTTTATGGCAAGGAGGAACACATATGCAAAAAGACAATGTAGGCGCGGTGTACGAGCTGTTAGACGAAGCCGCGATCATCATAAAGAATGAATGGCAAATTTCATATATAGAGGCGCTGGCTGAGGCGGGAGAAATGTATTTTCTTGAAAAAACCGACCAGCTGAAACTGTCTGATAAGAAAAACGAACAGCTTCAGGCTTTGCTCGGGAAAGCGGAGTTCGGCACCTATGAGCACGAATGGGTGCGCAAAGCTTTTCAGCTATCCGTCCTGAAAGGGCTGAAAGATATCTCCCATCCGAACAGACAGATGACGCCTGACACGATTGGGCTATTCATCAGTTATTTGGTGAATAAGTTTATGGCGGACAAAAAGGAACTGTCAATCCTTGATCCTGCTGTGGGAACGGGGAATCTTCTGTTCACCGTGCTGAACCAGCTGTCTGAAAAAACGGCCAATAGCTATGGAATTGAGATTGATGACGTGCTCTTAAAGATCGCGTATGCCCAAGCGAACCTTTTGAAAAAAGAGATTGAGCTTTTCCATCAGGACAGCCTTGAACCGCTGTTTATCGATCCTGTTGACACGGTCATATGCGATCTGCCGGTCGGCTATTATCCGAATGACGAAGGAGCAGAAGCGTTTGACCTCAAAGCGGACGAAGGCCATTCCTTCGCACATCATCTGTTTATTGAACAGAGCGTCAAACATACCAAACCGGGCGGATATTTATTTTTTATGATCCCGAATCATTTGTTTGAGAGCTCTCAAAGCGACAAGCTGAAACAGTTTTTCAAAGATAAGGTTCATATCAACGCCCTTTTGCAGCTCCCAAAATCGATATTTAAAGACGAGGCTCATGCCAAAAGCATTCTTGTGCTTCAGAAAAAAGGAGAGGAGACAAAAGCGCCGGGGCAAATTCTGCTTGCGAATCTTCCGTCTTTCTCCAATCAGAAGGCGACGCTTGATATGATGGCTCAAATAGATGCGTGGGTTACAAAAGAAAAATAGATATCAAGTAGCAGCTTAGGCAGCCGTCATACGATGGATGCCTAAGCTGTTTTTATTATGGCGCTTGATGACCGAACAGACGAATTGAATCAAGCTTTACAACACAAAATACAGAAGGGAAAAACCGCAACATGTAAGCGTTCATC
The Bacillus vallismortis genome window above contains:
- the tpx gene encoding thiol peroxidase encodes the protein MAEITFKGGPVTLIGQEVKVGEQAPDFTVLTNSLEEKSLADMKGKVTIISVIPSIDTGVCDAQTRRFNEEAAKLGDVNVYTISADLPFAQARWCGANGIDRVETLSDHREMSFGEAFGVYIKELRLLARSVFVLDESGKVVYAEYVSEATNHPNYEEPIEAAKALVK
- a CDS encoding class I SAM-dependent methyltransferase, which gives rise to MQKDNVGAVYELLDEAAIIIKNEWQISYIEALAEAGEMYFLEKTDQLKLSDKKNEQLQALLGKAEFGTYEHEWVRKAFQLSVLKGLKDISHPNRQMTPDTIGLFISYLVNKFMADKKELSILDPAVGTGNLLFTVLNQLSEKTANSYGIEIDDVLLKIAYAQANLLKKEIELFHQDSLEPLFIDPVDTVICDLPVGYYPNDEGAEAFDLKADEGHSFAHHLFIEQSVKHTKPGGYLFFMIPNHLFESSQSDKLKQFFKDKVHINALLQLPKSIFKDEAHAKSILVLQKKGEETKAPGQILLANLPSFSNQKATLDMMAQIDAWVTKEK